The Nitrospirota bacterium region CGACGGTAGTTTATTCCGACCTCGTCATAGGATCTATGAAGAAACTGGTCAAACGTACGGCAGGCCGGTCATCGGCCACTGAGCCGACACCGGCCCAGCGGAAGAAACAAGGGGGCGAGCTTGCCGCGATCCGGATCAACAAGTTCTTTACGGAGCAGGGGCTGTGTTCCAGGCGGGAGGCGGACCGGCTGATCGAGGGCGGGCACATTACCATCAACGGGCGCCTGGCGGTGCTGGGCGATCAGGTCCGTCCCGGCGATGTCATTGCCCGGGACGGCTTGGTGGTGCCCTGGGGAAACCGGCCGGTCTACATCAAATTTCATAAGCCGGTGGGGGTGACCACGACCAGCGAGCCGGACGTGCCGGACAACATCATCGCCTACATCGGCCATCCGGCCAGGATTTTCCCCATCGGCCGGCTCGACAAGGATTCTTCCGGGTTGATTCTGCTGACCAACGACGGCGATATCGTCAACCGGATCTTGCGCGCGGAGCACGGCCACGAGAAAGAATACCTCGTCCTCGTGGATCGCCCCTTCGACCAGGCGTTTCTGGATCAGATGGCGCGTGGAGTCGTCATCCTGGGCAAGCCCACGAGACCTTGCACCATCGCACGGCTCGGCCCGCGCAAGTTTCGGATCGTCCTCACCGAGGGACGCAACCGGCAGATACGCCGCATGTGCCAGACGCTCGGCTATCGGGTCGTGGCGCTCCACCGGGTCCGGATCATGCACATTGCGATTCAGGGGCTCGGAGTGGGACAGTGGGCAAATCTCTCCGCGCATGAACAGGCCCTGCTGATGGAGACGCTCGGCGTCAAAAAAGGCGCGCCCTCATAAATCTGCGGACTAGTTTCGGGAGACTCCCGGATCCGTGCCTTCCAGCGGCAGGGAGAAAGGCGTGGGCTCTTTGGGCTCGGTGCGGATGAGGGGCTGGCTGGGCGAGACGGAGGTGGGAGCCGGTCGGAGCCCGACGAAGAGGTTCAGCAACGCAATCACGAAACTGCCGATCAAGAGGGAGCTGCTCGTGTTCCGGATCGTGCGGGTTCCTTCGTCGCGCATGTCCTTGGCCACATCCGCCACGGTCTCGAGCAGGCGGTCCAGCGCAAGACTGACCTGAATCAACTTGGGGCCGGCGTTGTCCGCGGCCTGCAGTTCGGCTTGATGCCGCAGCTCGGCCGCCTCTTGGGGCGACTTGGCGATCCACACCTGCGTCAGCAGGTTGATGGTCCGGCTGGCCGCCGAAAAGTAGGCGTCCAGGCTTTCCCGCACCGCCTGAATATCCTGAGGTTCGCTCCGACCGCTGCGCGACACGCGCAGGCTGGCGGAGGCGTAGCGGTCCACCGCATGCTGAATGCGGGCGTGCCGCTCGGGCAGGGACTTGGTGATCTTCTCGAATTCCTTTTGGCTCGGGGCTTCCAGCGCGCGCACGACCGACGTGCGGTAACGGATGACGTCGGCCGAGATGTGCGCGAGGTCCGTCGCGGCCAGCGTGTACTCCGTGTACATGATGCGCAGGTCACGGTCCACCTGGCTGAGCGCTTCGGCGCCCAAGAGGCCCAGGCTGGCGACCGATAAGCTGACCAGGAACTGACCCCAGGTGGGGCGCAGCATCCTCCATGTCAGGCGATCTCCGAACATCCGTCCTCTCCTTGCGGGCGATCACTCCGGCCCGCACCTGTCAATCTATCAGATCGGCCCGACCAAAAGAAGCCCGACGGAGGCCAGTCTCAATCCAGCTGGAGCCGCCGGTCTACGTGCGCGCTCAGGGCCGGGTCGTTGGATACGAAAATGAGCGACCAGGGCTCTTCCTTGCTGCACAGACGCCGAAGGATCGTGTCGCGGACGGTGGGCTGCATGCTGTGGAGCGTGCCGTCCAGGATCAGCAGCTGGGGGCGCGTGACGATCGCCCGCGCCACGAGCAGGCGCAGGATCTGGCTGGTGGTGAAGCCCCGTCCCTTGGCCTGGACCGGCGTGCGGAGCCCCATCGGCAGCGCATCCACTTCTTCTTCCATCTCGACGAACCGAAGTGCCCACAAGAGGTCGGTATAGGGAATCCCGGGCCGCCCCACCGTGATGTTCTCTTCCAGCGTGCCCTCGAACAGGGAGAGTTGGGAGTCGAGAATCAGGCCTCGGCAGGCGTTCAACGATTCCAGGTCCAGATCGCGGATGTCCACGCCGTTGTATCGGATGACGCCCGATGTGGGAAGGTAGAGCCCGGCCAGCACCCGCGCCAGGGTGGTTTTGCCGGTGCTGTTCTTCGAAAAGACGGCGATCTTTTCGCCGGGCACGAGTTCCATGCTGAAGCCATCGAAGATCGGGGCCGAGCCGGGATAGGCGAAGCAGAGGTCTTTGCACGTGAGCCGGACGCCATGGATCGTCGGGTCCGGCAGGGGCACGGTCAGCTTGGCGATTTCCTGATCTTTGGGCAGGGAGAACAAGTAATCCAACTCGGTCAGCGCGGTGAAAAAGTAGAACACGGTGCCCATCCGCTTGACGATCCCGTCGAAACTCACCAGTAACCCGCCGACGATCGCCTCCGCCGCCACGAACTGCCCGAGCGTCAGTTGGCCGATGGAGAGCAGCCAGCCGGCCGTGGCGATCAGGCCGCCGTGGGCCACGGCTTGCCAGCCGAGCGAGCCCATGTACTGGCGCATCAGGATCGTAAAGCGCGTCCCTCTGGCTTCCACGTAGGCCTGCACGTGTTCGTCGGTTTTCTGCAGCAGGAGCGGGGCGCTGACGGTGGACTTGAAATGGGTCAGGTTGCCGGAGATTTCCTGCAACCAGTTGAACGTCTCGTACTTGGCGTGGGACATGGCGAGCGTGGAGCGGAGCCCGCCTTGGCTGAGCAGGGTGATCACCACCGCGAAGCCGCTGACCAGCAGGACGTTGTAGAGCAGAAAATAAGGATGGTACATGACCAGGATCGTCATGCCGACGGTTCCGCCGACCACCACGTTGATGATGTCTACGATCATGGCCGAGAGCGCCCGCTGCATGAGCACGGTCTCGAAGAAATAGTTCGTATACTTGGGCGGGAAAGTCTCTTCCCGGAACCGGGGGAATTGCTGGGTCAGTCCGAGCGCCACCCGGGCGAAGAGTCGCCGTTCGAGGACTTCCACCGCATAAAACTGCAAGGCTTTAAAGGCGCCCACGAACAAGAGGCTGCAGACCAGAATTGCGGCCAGGGTGACGATCATGATCGGCTGGATGGCGAAGGCGAAGGTATTGACCAGTTCTTGCACGGTCAACGGCACGATGAGCGCGAAAAGTCCGATGGCCAGAGCGTAGGAGGCAAGCAGGCCGAACACATCCCGCTCGAGCCGGAAGAACAGGCTCAACCGGGCGATCATGCTGCGGAGCAAATCGCCGTGAGCCGGCTGGTTATCAGGCCCGTCCGCGTGCATACGCTGCCCAGTGCCAGGCCGGAGTCGCCGCCGAGGCGTCGGGGCGGACTCTCGCCTTCCCTCGGACCCCCGCCTCTGGGGCCCGTAAACGACCCTAGACTAGCAGAGGAGGCGGAAAAAAGCCACAGGACGTGCGGGGAGTGAAGGGGAGCCGGTCAGGCCACGGTCACGCGCCGGCCGACATGCTCGATCAGCAGCGGATCGTTGGAGACGAAGATGACGGACCAGGGCTCCTCTTTGGAGCAGAGCCGCCGGAGGATGATGTCGCGGGTCGTGGACTCCATATTGTGCAGGGTTCCGTCGAAGATCAGAAGCTGCGGGCGCGTGATGACGGCCCGCGCGACCAGGATGCGCAGGATTTGGCTGGACGTGAAGGCCTTCCCGCGCGCCTGGATCGGCGTGTGCAGGCCCAAGGGCATGGTTTCCACCTCCTCATCCAGTTCGGCGAAGCGGAGCGCCCATTGGATATCCTCGTATTGAATGCCCTTCCGTCCCATGGTGATGTTTTCTTCCAAGGTCCCGCCGAAGAGGGTGAGGCGGGAGTCCAGCACCAGCCCTCGGCAGGTGTTGAGACTCTCCATGTCCAGGTCGCGCAGGTCCACGTCGTTGTATCGAATCACCCCCGTGGTGGGGGCATGGATCCCGGCCAGGACCAATGCCAGCGTGGTTTTGCCCGTGCTGGTGCCGGAGAGGAGGGCGATTTTTTCGCCCGGCCCCACGTCCAGATTGAAGTGTTCGAAGATCGGGGGCGCAGAGGGGAAGGCAAACGACAAATCTTTGCAGGTCAGCCGGACGCCATGCAGGGTGGGATCGGGAAGCGCGACAGACATCCGGCCCGGCTCCGTGTCCCGGGGATGGGCAAAGAGGGTGGCGAGCTCATGCATGGAGGTGAAGGCGTAGATCAACGCATACATGCGCCGGGCCAGCGTATCCAGGTGGATGAGCAAGGCGCCGACGATGACCTCCGCCGCCACGAACTGCCCCAGCGTCAATTGGCCGGCGGCCATCAGCCAGCCGGCCGTGGCGATCAATCCGCTGTGTCCCAAGGCCTGCCACAGCACGGCCCCTTTGTATTGTCGCCCGGTCAGGATGTCGGAGCGTGTCTTGCGGGCCATGACGTAGGCCCGGACCACCTCGTCCGTCTTCTTGAGCAGGAGCGGCATGCTGGCGGTGGATTTAAAGTGCAGCTGATTGTGGGCCACGTCCTGCAGCCAGTTCAGGGTCTGATAATGCAGGTCCGACACTTTCATCGTGATCAACAGGCCGCCGCGGCCGAACGTGGTGACGACGAAGGCAAACCCGCCGATCAGGATGACGTTGTAGAGCAGGAAATAGGGATGGTACATGACCAGGATCGTCATGCCGATGCATCCGCCGATCGCCACGTTGATCAAGTCCGTCAGCATGGCGACCAGCGCCCGCGGCAGGAACTCCGCCTCCGCAAAGCGGTTGGCATGATGGGGAAGGAAACGGTCTTCGCGAAACTTGGGCAATTGCTCGGTGAGGGCCAGCGCGATGCGGGTGTAGAGACGTTGGACCAGGATTTCGACCGCGCGGGCTTGCAGCACGCGGAGGGCGCCGATGAAGATCAGCGTGACCGCCATGACGCCGGCCAGGGTCACGATCATGATCGGCTGGATGGCGAAGGCGAAGGTGTTGGTCATCTCCTGGACGGTCAACGGGACGATCAGGGCGAAGAGCCCGATGCCCAGGGCATAGGCCACGATGATGCCCAGGATCTTTCGCTCGATCCGCAGGAACAACCCGAGCCGGGCCAACGTGGCCTTGAGGAGGCCGCTCTGGTCGATCGGAACGTCGTAGGGCGCGTCGTGGCCAGGAACGCTCATGCCTGACTCTCTCCGGCCTCCTTACTTATCGAACGCGCGCGACGGTTGATAGCTCACGGGGATGGCCGAGGCGGGAGCCTTGGCCCAGGCCCCAATGGCCCACTGGTACATGGCGAGGGCTTTCTGGTAATCGGACTGCGCCCTGATCCACTGGGCCTCCGAATCCACGGTGTTGCGCTCGCGCAGATTCACGAAGAGCACGCTCGTGGCACCCAGGCTGAACCGGAACCGTTCGCCTTCTTCCAACGTCCGGGCCATTTGGAGGGACTGTTGGGCGGCGGTAATCCGTTCCTTGGCCCGCTCCATGGCGGAGAGAGAATTGTCCACATCCACCGCCACCTGCTGCTGACGGAACAACTGGACCAACACGAGCCGGTCCGCCTTCCCCTGGGCTTCGAGCACCTCGCCCTTGCTGCGGCGCTGCATGAACGGTATCCGCAGTTCCAGGCCGAATTTATACCCGAGACCCAGCACGAATTTTTCCGGGGTGCGGGACGGCGTAGCCTCCGCATCCAGGCTGGGCAGGAGGTTGTTTTTCGCCAGTTCCAGATCGATGTTGTTCAGCTGGGCCTCGATCGAAATCGCCCGGATCTCGGGCCGCGCCGACTTGGCGTTGATCTTGTCGGCCAGCACCGTTTCAGCCGACGGGAGGCTCGTCACCCTGGGGAAATCGGCCACCCGTTCTCCGCCGGGGACGATCGGGGTATCCCGTTCCCAGAGGAACATGGAGAACTTGTACTGTTCCTGTTCGACAAGCCTGGTGGCGGCGATGAACGCCTCGCGCCGGCGCTGGACTTCCTGGTTGGCTTCGACCACATCCAGCGGCGCCACCGCTCCGGCTTTGGCGCGTC contains the following coding sequences:
- a CDS encoding pseudouridine synthase — protein: MRINKFFTEQGLCSRREADRLIEGGHITINGRLAVLGDQVRPGDVIARDGLVVPWGNRPVYIKFHKPVGVTTTSEPDVPDNIIAYIGHPARIFPIGRLDKDSSGLILLTNDGDIVNRILRAEHGHEKEYLVLVDRPFDQAFLDQMARGVVILGKPTRPCTIARLGPRKFRIVLTEGRNRQIRRMCQTLGYRVVALHRVRIMHIAIQGLGVGQWANLSAHEQALLMETLGVKKGAPS
- a CDS encoding ATP-binding cassette domain-containing protein; the encoded protein is MSVPGHDAPYDVPIDQSGLLKATLARLGLFLRIERKILGIIVAYALGIGLFALIVPLTVQEMTNTFAFAIQPIMIVTLAGVMAVTLIFIGALRVLQARAVEILVQRLYTRIALALTEQLPKFREDRFLPHHANRFAEAEFLPRALVAMLTDLINVAIGGCIGMTILVMYHPYFLLYNVILIGGFAFVVTTFGRGGLLITMKVSDLHYQTLNWLQDVAHNQLHFKSTASMPLLLKKTDEVVRAYVMARKTRSDILTGRQYKGAVLWQALGHSGLIATAGWLMAAGQLTLGQFVAAEVIVGALLIHLDTLARRMYALIYAFTSMHELATLFAHPRDTEPGRMSVALPDPTLHGVRLTCKDLSFAFPSAPPIFEHFNLDVGPGEKIALLSGTSTGKTTLALVLAGIHAPTTGVIRYNDVDLRDLDMESLNTCRGLVLDSRLTLFGGTLEENITMGRKGIQYEDIQWALRFAELDEEVETMPLGLHTPIQARGKAFTSSQILRILVARAVITRPQLLIFDGTLHNMESTTRDIILRRLCSKEEPWSVIFVSNDPLLIEHVGRRVTVA
- a CDS encoding ABC transporter ATP-binding protein, with the protein product MHADGPDNQPAHGDLLRSMIARLSLFFRLERDVFGLLASYALAIGLFALIVPLTVQELVNTFAFAIQPIMIVTLAAILVCSLLFVGAFKALQFYAVEVLERRLFARVALGLTQQFPRFREETFPPKYTNYFFETVLMQRALSAMIVDIINVVVGGTVGMTILVMYHPYFLLYNVLLVSGFAVVITLLSQGGLRSTLAMSHAKYETFNWLQEISGNLTHFKSTVSAPLLLQKTDEHVQAYVEARGTRFTILMRQYMGSLGWQAVAHGGLIATAGWLLSIGQLTLGQFVAAEAIVGGLLVSFDGIVKRMGTVFYFFTALTELDYLFSLPKDQEIAKLTVPLPDPTIHGVRLTCKDLCFAYPGSAPIFDGFSMELVPGEKIAVFSKNSTGKTTLARVLAGLYLPTSGVIRYNGVDIRDLDLESLNACRGLILDSQLSLFEGTLEENITVGRPGIPYTDLLWALRFVEMEEEVDALPMGLRTPVQAKGRGFTTSQILRLLVARAIVTRPQLLILDGTLHSMQPTVRDTILRRLCSKEEPWSLIFVSNDPALSAHVDRRLQLD
- a CDS encoding TolC family protein; the encoded protein is MLAALLCAAAFLELPAFAAAAAADGKTKALPPIPLSLDEVLAWVDRSHPLLKGAGTEKVVARGRMLKALGAFEPTLVNDSEIERFISSSDPSKSLQTAGFNDTFLDFRDPSGFKGMAGYRKVIGNARIPDLGFDGNREQILVGASMPLLRGLMVNPENAELQRSGLADPRADVQVAQTRQDLFLAGASQYWDWIAAWKFADVHKRALKVAEDRYKQVEGRAKAGAVAPLDVVEANQEVQRRREAFIAATRLVEQEQYKFSMFLWERDTPIVPGGERVADFPRVTSLPSAETVLADKINAKSARPEIRAISIEAQLNNIDLELAKNNLLPSLDAEATPSRTPEKFVLGLGYKFGLELRIPFMQRRSKGEVLEAQGKADRLVLVQLFRQQQVAVDVDNSLSAMERAKERITAAQQSLQMARTLEEGERFRFSLGATSVLFVNLRERNTVDSEAQWIRAQSDYQKALAMYQWAIGAWAKAPASAIPVSYQPSRAFDK